Genomic segment of Mycolicibacterium sarraceniae:
CGTTGCGGCCGACGATCATGACAGTGGCACCGGCCTTGGCCAGCCCCTCCGCCACACCCTTGCCGATACCGCTGCCACCACCGGTGACCAGGTATGTCCGATCCTCGAACGAGAGCTGCACGCCGCACTCCTCACACAACTGGAACAGGTTCTACGTATCGAACCACGGCGCCATGTCGTCGCATAGCGCTCATCCCACTCCTGCGTCACGGGCGGTGCCGGCCGGAATCCACGATCGGCACCAGCGAATATCTGGCGGCGGATTTCGCGGCTTTTTTCGCCGCCCGTGAACGCGCCTGTGCTCGGTCGATATGTGCCCACCCAAACGAGCCCGCTCGGCCATTCCCATGCGGTATGAGTGCCATCACCAATCCGGCGCTGAAGTTACTCCCAGGACGCGAAAGGCGCCATACACTGCCCTCACACGGCCGCTCAGCAAAACTAAAAGAAGGCGCAAACACCAGTCAGTGCATAGGATTGCATCAAGAGCAGCAGGCTCCCGCAGTGCAACCCCGCTCCACTGTCTCGTCCAGTCCGTAGAAACGGAGGGCCGGCTTCGGAACTCCGTCGACTTCTTTAGGAAGTGTGAAGTATGGCGATTACCTCCTCAGTCGGCCGCCGAGTCCTTCTCGCCGGTGGATTCAGCATTGCAATCGCGGCCGCGCCCGCTGTTGCCTTCTTCGCATCGCCTGCAGGCGCGCCGGCGGGCCCCGCCATTGCCTGTCCGGCCGGCGAGTCCGAGGATCTCTACACCGACCAGTGCACGCCGGAAATGGTGCCGAACCAGCCGGGCGGCAACTACCCGACACCGTCGAACGGCGGCAACACATCGTTCTCGATGCCGGGTGACTCCAACAGCCTGCCCGAGGTCCAGGGCATCCCCTGCACGGGTGCCAACACTGGCCAATGCATCGGTCTGCAGGAGAATCAGGCGCCCGCAGTCACTCCGCATTCGAGCATTTCGTCCAGCCCGTAGTAATTCTCGAGGAATCAGGGAGAGCAATGATGCTGGTCCATCCCACCTGGGTGGTAAAGCTGCTGACCGCGAGCGTGTTTGCGCTCGCGGTCAGCGTGGCTCCAATGGCGCATGCCGAAGGCGGAGTACCCGATCCGGGCCCGGGGCCCGGCCCAGTGGCGTCGCAACCGGGTGGAACGGCAGGCTGCCAGTCGGGCGAGTCACTGGATCCGTCCACCGGTGACTGCACGCCGACCATGACCGCGGTGGCGACCACCAACGGTGACCAGGCGTTCGACGACCTGCAGCCGCGCACCACGCAGGACATCACCTCCACGTCCGACACCGGGGTCGGGGCTGACCTCGTGCCAAATATCAACGGCACGCCCTGCACCGGCTATTGGGAGTCAGTGGCCTGCTACGAGACAAGCCAGGACAACGTCGCAGTGCAGCCCAAGTCGACGATCTCGTCGAGCCCGTAACCCCCGATTGCCCCTTCGTTAAGGTTGTGAGATGCCTGCAAAAACTGACCCCCCGGATATCGACGACGTGGAACCCCTGGCCGACAGCACCGCGCGCCAGGCCCGGCGCGTAGTCGCGGCCTATGCCATCGACGCCGACGAGTGTCGGGTCCTCCTCTCGATGCTCGGTATTGGACCATCAAAGCTCGAGGCGTAGCCCGTGTCCGGGAGCAGGAAAACCCGCTCCGGGAATTCTGATTTCGTAGTGGTCGCCAACCGGCTGCCGATCGATATGGAGCGGCTGCCGGACGGCAGCCTCACCTGGAAGCGCAGCCCTGGCGGTCTAGTCACCGCTCTGGAACCGTTATTACGCAAGAAGCGCGGCGCCTGGATCGGCTGGCCGGGCGTCGTCGACGGCCCGGAAGATCCCATCGTCGAGGAAGACCTGCAACTCTTCCCGGTCCGGCTGTCTGCCGAGGATGTCGCCGAGTATTACGAGGGTTTCTCCAACGCGACTCTGTGGCCGCTCTATCACGATGTGATCGTCAAGCCGATCTACCACCGGCAGTGGTGGGATCGATACGTCGATGTCAACCAGCGCTTCGCCGAGGCGACCTCGCGGGCAGCCGCCGACGGCGCCACCGTGTGGGTCCAGGATTACCAGTTGCAACTGGTGCCCAAAATGCTGCGGACATTGCGACCGGATCTGACCATCGGGTTCTTTCTGCACATTCCGTTCCCCCCGGTCGAGCTGTTCATGCAGATGCCGTGGCGCACCGAGATCATCGAAGGCCTGCTCGGCGCGGATCTGGTCGGCTTCCATCTCGCCGGCGGCGCGCAGAACTTCCTGTTCCTGTCGCGACGGCTGGTCGGTGCCAACACCTCTCGGGCCTCGGTCGGAGTGCGGTCCCGGTTCGGCGAGGTGCAGTTGGGGTCGCACACCGTCAAGGTGGGCGCATTTCCGATCTCCATCGATTCCGCCGACCTGGACCGCAAGGCGCGCTCTCGTGACATTCGCCGGCGGGCCAAAGAGATTCGCGCCGAGCTCGGTGACCCCCGCAAGATCCTGCTGGGCGTCGACCGCCTGGACTACACCAAGGGCATCGACGTTCGGCTGAGAGCGTTTTCGGAGTTGCTCGCCGAGGGACGCGCCAAGCGCGACGACACCGTCCTGGTCCAGCTGGCCACCCCGAGCCGGGAGCGGGTGGAAAGCTATCGCGTGTTGCGCAACGAGATCGAGCAGCAGGTTGGCCATATCAACGGTGAATACGGCGAAGTCGGCCACCCCGTGGTGCATTACATCCACCGGCCAGTGCCCCGAGATGACTTGATCGCCTTCTTCGTTGCCGCTGACGTCATGCTGGTGACGCCGCTTCGCGACGGGATGAACCTGGTGGCAAAGGAATACGTGGCCTGCCGCAGCGATCTGGGCGGTGCGTTGGTGCTCAGCGAATTCACCGGTGCCGCAGCCGAACTCCGCCAGGCTTACCTAACCAACCCGCATGACCTGGAGGGTGTCAAGGACACCCTTGAGGCCGCCGTCAACCAGGCCCCTGAAGAGGGCAGGCGGCGGATGCGGGCGCTACGACGCCAAGTGCTCGCCCACGACGTCGACCGTTGGGCAAGAGCCTTCCTCGACGTACTCGGCAACGCCAACAGCAAGGGCGATCCGGACTAGCGGTCAGTCACCCATCAGACCCAGGACACCGAACGTGCGCTCGGGGTCGCGGTCAGCAAAGTAAGCCCCCATGGCGGCACCCAGCGTCGACGGATCCCACGCGGCACCGTCGGCATCGAATCGGTGTTCTGCCGTGGGCGCAGCCACCAGGGTGACCGACGGTCCGTAGACGACGAAGACCTGACCGTTGACCGCCTCCGATGCCGGCGCGGCCAGGAAGCGCACCAACGTCACCACATGTTCGGGCGACAGCGGGTCGATCTCGCCTTCGGCCAGCTCGGGCGCGTCACCGAACACGTCGGCAGTCATCGCGGTCCGCGCCCGCGGGGCGATCGCGTTAGCCCGCACGCCGTAGCGCCCAAGCGCCCGCGACGCCGTAAGCGTCAGCGCCGTGATGCCGGCCTTGGCCGCACCGTAGTTGGCCTGGCCAATCGGCCCGGACAACCCGGCTTCCGATGTGGTGTTGATGATGCGGCCGTAGACCGAGCCGTCCCCACCCGTCCCGGCGGACTTCGCCTGTGCACGCCAGTACGTCGCGGCATTACGGGTGAGCAGGAAGTGCCCGCGCAGATGCACCGCGATGACCGCGTCCCAGTCCTCATCGGTCATGTTGAACAACATGCGGTCGCGGGTGATGCCGGCGTTGTTGACGACGATGCTCAGCCCGCCGAGCCCGTCGGCCGTGGCCACCAGCTCATCGGCCGTCGAGCGCGCGCTGATGTCACCGGCAACCGCCACCCCCTTGGAGCCCGCGGCGCTGATCTCATCGAGAACATCGGATTCATCCAGTGCCTTGGCCATATCGTTGACGACGACCGTGGCACCGGATTTTGCCAGCCCGATGGCCTCGGCACGGCCGAGACCCGAGGCTGCGCCGGTCACCACGGCCACCCGTCCGGACAGATCTGACACGTCTTGTGCAGTCAACTTACGAATACCTCTAGTCTTTGCGGGTCAGGGCGGCGCGGGGGCACTCGGCGATGGATTGCTCGGCTACGTCTTCCTCGTCGCCAGGGATCGGATCCTTGGTGACGACCACGTAGTCCTCATCGTCGAGTTCGAACAGGTCCGGGGCAATTCCCACACAGACAGCGTTACCTTCACAGCGATCACGGTCGACTTCCACGCGCATGACAACCTCCTTGCCGGACTAACCCCGCGGGCGGGGGCCTGTGCAGCACCACGATACGACCAGATCATTCGAAACCTGGCGTGAACCGGCGCTAGACCACAAGACTAGAACGTGTTACAACCAGGAGTGTCGGCGGGTGCCGGCAGCCAGCAACTCCAGCGAAGGATTGAGTCGATGCGGATCAGTTACACGCCCGAACAAGAGGAGCTGCGCCGCGAGCTCCGGACCTACTTCGGGAAGCTGATGACCCCGGAGCGCCAGGAAGCGCTGATGTCGACCACCGGTGGCGAGATCGGCACCGGCAACGTCTACCGCGAGACCGTTTCCCAGATGGGCAAAGACGGCTGGCTCACGCTGAACTGGCCGACCGAGTACGGCGGCCAGAACCGCACCCCGATGGACTCCCTGATCTTCACCGACGAGGCCGCCGTCGCCGGCGCCCCGGTGCCCTTCCTGACCATCAACAGCGTCGCGCCGACGATCATGGCGTTCGGCACCGACGAGCAGAAGTCGTTCTATTTGCCCAAGATCGCCGCCGGTGATCTGCACTTCGCGATCGGCTACTCCGAGCCGGGTGCCGGCACCGACCTCGCGGCCCTACGCACCACCGCGGTCCGCGACGGCGACGACTACGTGGTCAACGGCCAGAAGATGTGGACCAGCCTGATCCAGTACGCCGACTATGTCTGGTTGGCGGTACGCACCAACCCCGAAGCCAAGAAGCACCGCGGCATCTCCGTGCTGATCGTGCCGACCAGCTCGGAGGGCTTCTCGTGGACTCCGGTGCACACGATGGCCGGCGTCGGCACCAGCGCCACCTACTACCAGGACGTGCGGGTCCCGGCGTCCAGCCGGGTCGGCGAGGAGAACGCCGGCTGGAAGCTGGTCACCAACCAGCTCAACCACGAGCGGGTCGCCCTGGTGTCGGCCCAGCCGATCTTCCTGGCGCTCAACCAGGTTCGCGAGTGGGCGCAAAACACCAAGGATGTGCACGGCAATCGCCTGATCGACTCCGAGTGGGTGCAGCTCAATCTGGCCCGCGTGCTGGCCAAGGCCGAGTACCTCAAGCTGATCAACTGGGAGCTGGCCTCGGCCAAGAGCGGAACGCTCAACCCGGCCGACGCGTCAGCGGCCAAGGTCTTCGGCACCGAGCTGGCCACCGAGGCCTACCGGCTGCTGATGGAGATCCTCGGGCCGTCAGCCACGCTGCGCCAGGATTCCCACGGAGCGCTACTGCGCGGCCGTGTCGAGCGGATGCACCGCTCGGCCCTCATCCTCACCTTCGGTGGCGGCACCAACGAGATCCAGCGCGACATCATCGGCATGGTCGCGCTGGGCCTGCCCCGAGTCAACCGCTAAGACTCCCCGAGACCTCGAAGACATAGGACTGACATGGATTTCACCAAAACAGAAGCCGCGCAGGATCTCTCGGGGCTGGTCGGCACAATCGTCGATGCGGTGTGCACACCGCAACACCAGCGTGAGCTCGACGGCCTCGACCAGCGCTTCGATACCGAGCTGTGGCGCAAACTCATCGACGCCGACATTCTGTCGACGGCCGCGCCAGAGTCCATCGGCGGCGGCGGGTATGGCGTCCTGGAACAGACCGCGATCCTGACCGCGCTGGGCCGCCAATTGGGTGCGGTGCCGTACCTGCAGTCGGTGATCCTGGGTGCCGGCGCGCTGGCCCGGTTCGGTGCGCCCGAACTGCGCGACCAGTGGGCGGCACCGGCCGTGTCGGGCGAGAAGATCTTGACCGTCGCGCTCGACGGGGAGTTCGGCCAGGGCCCGGTGCAGGCGACCGCATCCGGTGACAGATTCAAGCTGACCGGTGCCCGCACCCAGGTCGAGTTCGGCCCGGTTGCCGATGCGTTCCTGGTCCCGGCCGAAACCGATTCCGGCACCAAGGTTTTCCTGGTGGCAGCCGCCGATGCCGGGGTGTCGGTCACCGCACTGCTGACCACCGGCAAGAACAGTGCCGCTGAGCTCGACCTGGCCGGCGTCGAGGTCGGGGCCGACCGCATCGTCGGCGACGCCGACGCGCTGGCCTGGCTGACTACTCAGAAGACGCTGGGGCACGCCGCGTTCCAGCTCGGTGTGCTCGAACGCGCGCTAGAGCTGACGGCCGAATATGCCCGCACCCGTGAGCAGTTCGACCGGCCGATTGGCAGCTTCCAGGCAGTGTCGGCTCGGCTCGCGGACGACTACATCGATATCAAGGGCTTGGGGCTGGCGCTCGTGCAGGCGTCGTGGCGGCTGTCCGAGGATCTGCCCGCCGATGTCGAGGTGGCCACCGCAGCGTTCTGGGCTGCCGAGGCCGGCCATCGCGTCGCCCACACCACCGTGCACGTGCACGGCGGTGTCGGCATCGATACCGACCACCAGGTGCACCGCTACTTCATCATCGCCAAGCAGCTCGAGTTCGCTCTCGGCGGCGCCACCGCCCAGCTGCTGCGGATCGGCCGCGAGCTGGCCGATACACCGGCTTGACCGGACCTGTGAGCGACGAGCAGACCGTCACCGATCTGCTCGCGCGGTTGACCGACGTCGACGATCGCGGGATCCATGCTGACGACGGCTCGTATTCGAGCTGGCGCCAACATATTCAGGATGCCGCCGACCTGGCGGCGGCACTGAAAGCCCGGCTCGATCCGGCCAAGCCGCCGCACATCGGCGCGCTGCTGGGTAACACGCCGTTCTTTTCCTCGCTGCTGGTAGCAGCGGGGTTGGCCGGGCTCGTCCCGGTCGGCCTCAACCCCACCCGCCGCGGTGAAGCGCTGGCGCGCGATATCCAGACAGCCGACTGTCAACTGGTGCTCGCCGACGGCGAGGTGGGCCCGCAAACCTACGGCGCCGGTTTCACCCCCGAGGGGATGGCGGTCATCGACGTCGGAACGTCCGCGTGGGCCGAAGAGCTCGCACAGTTCCGTGGCACGCCGATCACGTTCGCGTCCAGCCGCTTCGATGACCTGTTCATGCTGATCTTCACCTCGGGCACCAGCGGTGACCCGAAGGCGGTGCGCTGCACTCACGAGAAAGTGGCATGTCCCGGGGTGATGCTGGCGCAGCGGTTCGGGCTGGGCCCGGCCGACACCTGCTACCTGTCGATGCCGCTGTTCCACTCGAACGCGGTGATGGCGGGCTGGGCGGTAGCCGTGGCAGCCGGGGCGTCGATTGCGTTGCGCCGCAAGTTCTCCGCTTCGCAGTTCATTCCCGACGCGCGCCGGTTCAACGCCACCTACGCCAACTACGTCGGCAAGCCGATGTCCTACATCCTGGCCACCCCGGCTCTTCCCGACGATGCCGACAACCCGCTGCGCATCGTCTACGGCAATGAGGCCGCACCACGCGATATCGACCGGTTCGCACAACGTTTCGGCGTGACAGTGGTCGACGGCTTCGGCTCCACCGAGGGCGGCGTGAACATCGCTCGCACCCCAGACACTCCGGAGGGTGCACTGGGGCCGCTGCCTGAAGGGCTCGAGATCGTCGACGTCGAGACCGGTGAGACGTGCCCGCCAGGGGTGATCGGCGAGCTGGTCAACCTCACCGGCCCTGGGAATTTCCGCGGTTACCACAACGCGCCCGACGCCGAGACTGAGCGGATGACCGGCGGGGTCTATCACAGCGGGGACCTCGCCTACCGGGATGACGATGGCTACGTGTACTTCGCCGGCCGGCTTGGCGACTGGATGCGGGTCGACGGGGAGAACCTGGGCACCGCGCCCATCGAGCGGGTGTTGATGCGCTACCCCGACGTCACCGAGGCCGTGGTCTACCCGATCCCCGACCCTGCGATCGGGGATCGGGTGATGGCCGCACTGGTGCTCCCGGAGGGCACGGAGTTCGACCCGGCCACTTTCCGCAAATTCCTCACCGCCCAAGATGATCTCGGGCCCAAACAGTGGCCGGCGTTCGTGCGGGTGAGTACCGGACTGCCGCGCACCGAGACGTTCAAGGTGATCAAACGCAAGCTTTCAGCGCAGGCGCTGGAGTGTGCGGACCCGGTCTTCGAAATCCAGCGTTGAACCGGGTTACACCACCATCGACGGCATGACCGCCTCGATCAGATGCGGTCCCGGTTCATCGAACGCCCATTGCAGGGCGTCGGCGAGCTCTTCGGCGGTGCCGACCCGCCGCGCAGGAACGCCCATACCCTTGGCGATCTGGACGTAATCCATTGTGGGACTGGTCAAATCGAGTAGCGACTCGGCTTTTGGGCCTGGCCCGGATCCCGCGGCCTCGGCACCGACCCGCTGCAGTTCGATCCGCAGGATGTCGTAGGCGCGGTTAGCATAGACGACGGTGGTGATGTCGAGCCGTTCGCGGGCTTGGGTCCACAGCGCCGAAATGGTGTACATCGCCGAGCCATCGGACTCCAAGCACAGCACCGGGCGGTCTGGTGCGGCGATCGCGGCACCGACGGACACCGGCAGTGCGAAACCGATCGCCCCTCCGGTGAGCGTGAGCCAATCGTGCGCTGGGGTGCCCGCGGTCGCTTGGGGCAGAAGGACTCCCGACGTGTTCGACTCGTCCACGACGATGGCCCGCTCGGGCAGCAGCGCCCCGATCACATCGGCTGAGGTCGCCACGGTGAGTGGGCCGTGCGGCAGCGCCGGCCGCGCCGGCTCCGCGGTGGCGGCGATCTCGGACGGTGCGATCCGGTCTGCCAGCACCTCGATTGCCGCGGCGGCACCGACCGGGCCTGCCAGCGCGTGCACGGCACAGTCCTCGGGCACCAAGTCGCTCGCTTTGCCGGGGTAGGCGAAGAACGACACCGGATGGGGCGCGCCCGCCAACACCAGGTGCCGCGCGCCGGCGAGCTGCGCAACGGCCGCCTCCGCGAAATAGGCCAGCCGCTCCACCGCGGGCAGGCCCGCCCCGCGTTCCAGCCGAGTCGGGAAGGTCTCGCACAGCACGCGCGCACCACACGCCTGCGAGATCCTGACCGCCGCGGACAGACCGGCCCCACCGGTGGCGTCACCGCCCACCAAGATCACCGTCGGCTCACCCGAGCCCAGTGCGGCTTCGGCCTCACTGAGATCCACATGTGGCGGATCAACTTGCACCACAGCGCTTTCCAGGGTGGTGGCACCGTCGTCCCAGGAGACGTCGGCAGGCAGGATCAGCGTGGCGATGTGCTTACGGGCGCGCGTCGACGCGATCGCCTCGGCGGCGTCGGCGGCCACCTCGCTGACCGCGAGGGTTCGCCGCAGCCAGCCGGACACGGTGCCGGCGACCGAATCGATATCGGATTCCAGCGGAGCGTCGTACTTCGTGTGGTAGGTCGCGTGGTCGCCGACGACGACGACCATCGGCACATGCGCGCGCCGGGCGTTGTGCAGATTCGCCAGCCCATTGCCCAGCCCGGGCCCCAGATGCAGCAGCACCGCGGCCGGTTGGCCCGAGATCCGGGCGTACCCGTCGGCCGCCCCGGTGGCGACTCCTTCGAAAAGGGTGAGCACACCGCGCATCTGCGGCACGGTGTCCAGCGCGGCGACGAAATGCATCTCCGACGTCCCAGGGTTGGCGAAACAGACCCGCACCCCGTTGTCGACCAGCGTGGTGATCAGTGCTTGTGCGCCGTTCACCCGACCGAGCATAGCCAGATCAGCCGGCAGCCCTGCTAGCTGTCGCGGATCGTGTCCAGTTTCCGAGTTGCGTCCTCGAAGCCGGCGACCAGTTCGGCGATGATGTCGGCGACCGGGCGGATCTCGTTCATCCGGCCGACGATCTGGCCGACCGGCACGGCGACGGTGTCGGGATTGTCCGACTCGTTCATCCGCTGATGCGCCTCACTGACCAGGATGTTCTGCAGCGGCATAGGCAGTGGATCCGGCGCGCCCTCGGCATCCCAGGCTTGCGTCCACTTGGTCTTCAGCAGACGCGCCGGCTTGCCGGTGTAGATCTTGCGGCGCACGGTGTCGCTGGAGGTGGCCCGCAGAAGCGCGTCCTGAATAGTCGACGTTCCGCCGGGCTGGCGGTGTCCGAGGTCGTATTCGGCGGAGGTCAGGAATGCCGATCCCATCCAGACTCCAGAGGCTCCGAGCGCCAGCGCGGCCGCCACCTGCCCGCCCGTGCCGATACCGCCCGCCGCGAGCACCGGGGCCCTGCCGTCGAGCGCATCGACGATTTCGGGCCAGAGCACCACAGAGCCGATCTCGCCGGTGTGACCGCCGGCCTCATGGCCCTGGGCGACGACGATGTCGACGCCGTTGTCGACATGTCGTTGCGCGTGCTTGGCCGAACCGGCCAGCGCCGCGATCGGCACACCAGCTTCGTGCACCAGGTCGATGACGTCCTTGGGCGGCGAGCCGAGCGCGTTGGCAATCAGCTTGATCGGGTGTCGCAACGCGACGTCGACGTGTGAGCGAGCCACCGAATGCAGCCAGCCGAGCACGCCCTCGTTGCGTTCGCCGTCATCGGGAAGCGGGGGCACCCCGAGGTCGGCGAGCGTCTTGGCGACGAAATCGCGATGCGGCTGCGACACGAGCTTGTCGATGTCGACGGCGGTGCCTTCGGTGGGCGCCTTCGCTGGCATCACGACGTCGACGCCGTACGGCTTACCGTCGGTGTTCGCGTCCATCCACTGCAGTACGGCTTCCAGGTCGTCGGGGTGGTTGAACCGCACACACCCCAGCACACCCATGCCGCCGGCCCGGCTGACAGCCGCGGCGACCTTTTCCGACGGGGTGAAAACGAAGATCGGGTAGTCGATGCCGAACCGATCGCACAGTTCTGTGTGCATCAGCTGGTGGCGCCCGCGTACTTGGCGTGCACCTCGTCGGCAGCCCGCAACTCGGTCTGATCCTTGGCCCACTTGTAGTCCGGCTTGCCGGCGGGCGAACGCTTCACCTCATCGACCAGCCAGAGGCTGCGCGGAACCTTGTAGCCGGCAATCTCCTTGCGCACGAACGTATCCAGATCGGCCAGCGTCGGGCGGGCGCCCTTGCGGGGCGCGACCACGGCGGCGACGTGGCTGCCGAAGCGCGGATCGGGCACACCGACGACGAGGGCGTCGAACACATCTGGATGGCCCTTGAGCGCGGCCTCAACCTCTTCGGGGTAGATCTTCTCGCCGCCGCTGTTGATCGACACCGAGCCGCGGCCCAGCATCGTGACGGAACCGTCCACCTCGACCTCGGCGTAGTCGCCGGGGATCGCATAGCGCACGCCGTTATAGGTCTTGAACGTCTCAGCGGTCTTTTTCTCGTCCTTGTAGTAGCCGACCGGGATGTTGCCCTTCTTGGCGATGACACCGCGCACCCCGGAACCGGGCTTGACTTCGTTGCCGTCCTCGTCGAGCACGACGGTGCGATGGTCGATCGTCACCCGCGGACCACCGTTGCGGTGCTCCCCCTTGGCCACGATGCTGGTGCCACCGAAGCCGGTTTCCGATGAACCGATCGAGTCGGTGATCACTCGGTTGGGCAGCAGTTCGAGCAGCTTCTCCTTGAGGCTGGTCGAGAACAGCGCCGCGGTGCTCGCCAGCAGGAACAGCGAGGACAGGTCGTAGTCCTTGCCGCTGTCGTGGGCGGCCTGCAGCGCGTCGAGCAACGGCCGCGCCATGGCGTCACCGGTGAAGAACAACAGGTTCACCTTGTGGTCGTGGATGGTGCGCCAGACTTCGTCGGCGTCGAATTCGGGTGCCAGGATGGTGGTTTGGCCCGAGAAGATGGACATCCAGGTAGCCGACTGGGTCGCGCCGTGGATCATCGGCGGGATCGCGTAGCGAACCATCGGCGGGTTTGCCACCGCGGCACGGGACAGGTCGTATTCGTCCTTGATGAACTCACCCGTGGCGAAGTCGGTGCCGCCGAACAGAACCCGGTAGATGTCCTCGTGGCGCCACATCACGCCCTTGGGGAAGCCGGTGGTCCCGCCGGTGTAGAGCAGGTAGATATCGTCCTCGCTGCGCTGCCCGAAGTCCCGCTCCGGTGAGCTCTCGGCGATGGCGGCGTAGAACTCCACGCCGCCATAGCGCCGGTAGTCCAGGTCGCTGCCGTCTTCGACAACCAGGATCGTCTTCACCTCAGGGGTCTCCGGCAGCACGTTGGCGACCCGGTCGGCGTACTGACGCTCGTGGACCAACGCAACCATGTCGGAGTTCTCAAACAGGTAGCGCAGTTCGCCCTCGACGTAGCGGAAGTTGACGTTCACCAGGATGGCGCCCGCCTTGATCGTGCCGAGCATCGCGATGACGATCTCGATCCGATTCCGGCAGTACAGCCCGACCTTGTCGTCCTTCTTGACGCCGTGGTCGATGAGGTAGTGGGCGAAGCGATTCGCTTTCTCCTCGAGCTCGGCGAACGTGATTCGGTCGTCACCACAAATGAAGGCCACGCGATCAGGCACGGCGTCGATGGCGTGTTCGGCTAGATCAGCTATGTTTAGGGCCACGGACCCAAACTAGAACGTGTTACATTTCGACACAAGTCTGTGGCAAAGATGCTGGAAGGCGAATACCCGTGAGCGAGCCCAAAAAACAAGCCGACGCCCTCATTGAGCAGCGCGGACACACCCTCATCGTCACACTGAACCGGCCTGAGGCGCGCAACGCGCTTTCCACCGAGATGCTCTCGATTATGGTCGACGCCTGGAACCGCGTGGACGAGGATCCCGAGATCCGAACCTGCATCCTGACGGGCGCGGGGGGCTACTTCTGCGCGGGCATGGACCTGAAGAAAGCCACCGAGGCGCCCCCCGGTGACACCTTCAAGAGTGGCGCGTTTGATCCGACCAAAATCGAGGGGCTGCTGAAGGGGCGCAGGCTGACCAAGCCGCTCATCGCCGCCGTCGAGGGCCCGGCCATCGCGGGCGGTACCGAGATCCTGCAGGGCACCGATATCCGGGTCGCCGGCGAAAGCGCGAAATTCGGCATCTCGGAAGCCAAGTGGAGCCTGTACCCGATGGGTGGCTCGGCAGTGCGGCTGCCGCGGCAGATCCCGTACACCATTGCCTGTGACCTGTTGCTGACCGGACGCCACATCACCGCCGCCGAGGCGCTGTCCTACGGGCTGATCGGCTATGTGGTGCCCGATGGCACCGCGCTGGAGAAGGCGCTCGAGATCGCCGCGGTGATCAACAACAACGGCCCCTTGGCCGTGCAGGCGATCCTGAAGACCATCCGCGAATCCGAAGGCATGCACGAACTCGACGCGTTCAAGCCTGACACCGCCAACGGCATCCCGGTGTTCCTGTCCGAGGATTCCAAGGAAGGTCCGCTGGCGTTCAAGGAGAAGCGCGCCCCGCAGTTCAAGATGCGCTAGTTGCTGGCGGTGTTCACCGCCGCGGCCGAAGTGAGCTTCTGCGCGGCGAACGCGGCGGCCTGCGCGGTCATTCCGTTGTCTGCGTAGGCCTGGTGGGCACCGTTATCGCTGCCCGTCGGTGAGCAGATCGGGTCCTCGGGCACACACTGGTCGATGGTCTTGCCGGCATACAGGTTGCCCACGGTGATCGGCGGCGCACTGCGGTCAACGGCGTTCAAGAAACCGTTCGATGGTTTCCCGAACAACGCTACGGCGGCGACGTGGCTGGCGAGCTCGGGAGGCATGGGTTCGTTGATGCCGTTCGGCGGGACGTAGCCGTCGGGGATCTTGTCGGCGGTCACGTAACCGGCCACCGCGGCCCCCTGCGAGTAGCCGCCGAGCACCATCTTGGTGGTCGGGCAT
This window contains:
- the fadD17 gene encoding long-chain-fatty-acid--CoA ligase FadD17; protein product: MSDEQTVTDLLARLTDVDDRGIHADDGSYSSWRQHIQDAADLAAALKARLDPAKPPHIGALLGNTPFFSSLLVAAGLAGLVPVGLNPTRRGEALARDIQTADCQLVLADGEVGPQTYGAGFTPEGMAVIDVGTSAWAEELAQFRGTPITFASSRFDDLFMLIFTSGTSGDPKAVRCTHEKVACPGVMLAQRFGLGPADTCYLSMPLFHSNAVMAGWAVAVAAGASIALRRKFSASQFIPDARRFNATYANYVGKPMSYILATPALPDDADNPLRIVYGNEAAPRDIDRFAQRFGVTVVDGFGSTEGGVNIARTPDTPEGALGPLPEGLEIVDVETGETCPPGVIGELVNLTGPGNFRGYHNAPDAETERMTGGVYHSGDLAYRDDDGYVYFAGRLGDWMRVDGENLGTAPIERVLMRYPDVTEAVVYPIPDPAIGDRVMAALVLPEGTEFDPATFRKFLTAQDDLGPKQWPAFVRVSTGLPRTETFKVIKRKLSAQALECADPVFEIQR
- a CDS encoding acetolactate synthase large subunit, with the translated sequence MNGAQALITTLVDNGVRVCFANPGTSEMHFVAALDTVPQMRGVLTLFEGVATGAADGYARISGQPAAVLLHLGPGLGNGLANLHNARRAHVPMVVVVGDHATYHTKYDAPLESDIDSVAGTVSGWLRRTLAVSEVAADAAEAIASTRARKHIATLILPADVSWDDGATTLESAVVQVDPPHVDLSEAEAALGSGEPTVILVGGDATGGAGLSAAVRISQACGARVLCETFPTRLERGAGLPAVERLAYFAEAAVAQLAGARHLVLAGAPHPVSFFAYPGKASDLVPEDCAVHALAGPVGAAAAIEVLADRIAPSEIAATAEPARPALPHGPLTVATSADVIGALLPERAIVVDESNTSGVLLPQATAGTPAHDWLTLTGGAIGFALPVSVGAAIAAPDRPVLCLESDGSAMYTISALWTQARERLDITTVVYANRAYDILRIELQRVGAEAAGSGPGPKAESLLDLTSPTMDYVQIAKGMGVPARRVGTAEELADALQWAFDEPGPHLIEAVMPSMVV
- a CDS encoding NAD(P)H-dependent flavin oxidoreductase, whose product is MHTELCDRFGIDYPIFVFTPSEKVAAAVSRAGGMGVLGCVRFNHPDDLEAVLQWMDANTDGKPYGVDVVMPAKAPTEGTAVDIDKLVSQPHRDFVAKTLADLGVPPLPDDGERNEGVLGWLHSVARSHVDVALRHPIKLIANALGSPPKDVIDLVHEAGVPIAALAGSAKHAQRHVDNGVDIVVAQGHEAGGHTGEIGSVVLWPEIVDALDGRAPVLAAGGIGTGGQVAAALALGASGVWMGSAFLTSAEYDLGHRQPGGTSTIQDALLRATSSDTVRRKIYTGKPARLLKTKWTQAWDAEGAPDPLPMPLQNILVSEAHQRMNESDNPDTVAVPVGQIVGRMNEIRPVADIIAELVAGFEDATRKLDTIRDS
- a CDS encoding acyl-CoA synthetase — its product is MALNIADLAEHAIDAVPDRVAFICGDDRITFAELEEKANRFAHYLIDHGVKKDDKVGLYCRNRIEIVIAMLGTIKAGAILVNVNFRYVEGELRYLFENSDMVALVHERQYADRVANVLPETPEVKTILVVEDGSDLDYRRYGGVEFYAAIAESSPERDFGQRSEDDIYLLYTGGTTGFPKGVMWRHEDIYRVLFGGTDFATGEFIKDEYDLSRAAVANPPMVRYAIPPMIHGATQSATWMSIFSGQTTILAPEFDADEVWRTIHDHKVNLLFFTGDAMARPLLDALQAAHDSGKDYDLSSLFLLASTAALFSTSLKEKLLELLPNRVITDSIGSSETGFGGTSIVAKGEHRNGGPRVTIDHRTVVLDEDGNEVKPGSGVRGVIAKKGNIPVGYYKDEKKTAETFKTYNGVRYAIPGDYAEVEVDGSVTMLGRGSVSINSGGEKIYPEEVEAALKGHPDVFDALVVGVPDPRFGSHVAAVVAPRKGARPTLADLDTFVRKEIAGYKVPRSLWLVDEVKRSPAGKPDYKWAKDQTELRAADEVHAKYAGATS